The DNA sequence ACCGGACAAACCCGAGTGGGCCGACACCCGGGCCACCCCAGGATAGCGGGCCGGCTCGATCCATGCCGACCGGCTCCGACGGTCTCCGCGACCACCCACCCGTGTGGTCGGCAGGAAGGAGGGTAGCCGACCGGATGAGACGACAGGGACAGCCCGCCGAGCGGCTCCGGGGACGCCCCATCGGCATCGGCCGGACGTCGGACCGGGCAGCCGAACGGGTCAGCGACGAGCTGCGCCTGGCCGACACGCCGACGCTGCGTCGACGACGGTGGTCCGCCGGGCTGACGCTGCTGGCGGCCGGCGCCTACGCGGTGGTCGCGACCTACCAGTACGGCCTGGTGCGGCACCTGTCGGAGCCGGCGCTGCCCTGGCTGGACGCCGACCGGGTGGACGCCAGCGGCGAGGCGTACGCCGCCGGACACACCCCGGACACCGCGCTCGCGCTGGCCAACGCCGGCGTCACCCTCGCCCTGATCGGGACGGGCGACGCCGACCGGGCGACCCGCCAGCCGTGGCGGCCGCTGCTCGCTGCCGGCAAGGCGGCCGGTGACGCGGCCGCCGGGGCCTGGCTGTTCGCCGAGCAGCTCAGCCGGCACCGCCGGATCTGCGGCTGGTGCACCCTGGCCGCCGCCACCACGGTCGTGGCGGCGGCGCTCACCGTGCCGGAAGCCACCCGGGCGTGGCGCCACCTCCGTGGTCGCCCGGCATGACGGCCCGGCAGCGGCGTACCCGCCGGGTCGTGGTGGTCGGTGGCGGCCACAACGGCCTGGTCGCCGCCTGCTACCTGGCCCGTAGCGGCTGGCAGACGCAGGTGCTGGAGCAGTCCGACAAGCTGGGCGGCGGCGCCCGGACCGAGGAACTGCTGCCGGGCCACCGCTTCAACACCCACTCCGCCGCGCACAACATCATCAACGCCACCGGTATCGTCGAGGACCTGCGGCTGCGGGACGCCGGGCTGGTCTACCGCGAGATGGACCCGTTCTCCATCGCGGCGTTCCGCGACGGCACGATCGTCCGGTTCCACCGCAGCGTCGCGGCCACCGTCGAGTCGATCGCCGAGGTCGACCGGCGTGCCGCGCGGCGGTACGCGGCCTGGATGCGCCAGGCGTGGCCGGTCGTCACCGCGATGCGGACCATGCTGGACCCCGGCACCAGCACGATGCAGCGTCTGCGGCGGATGCCGGGCCTGGTCGCGGCAGGTGGCCGGGCGGTGGCCCGCAACGGCGGGCCGATCGGGCTGGCCCGGACCCTACTGGCGCCGTACGGG is a window from the Solwaraspora sp. WMMD792 genome containing:
- a CDS encoding vitamin K epoxide reductase family protein; amino-acid sequence: MRRQGQPAERLRGRPIGIGRTSDRAAERVSDELRLADTPTLRRRRWSAGLTLLAAGAYAVVATYQYGLVRHLSEPALPWLDADRVDASGEAYAAGHTPDTALALANAGVTLALIGTGDADRATRQPWRPLLAAGKAAGDAAAGAWLFAEQLSRHRRICGWCTLAAATTVVAAALTVPEATRAWRHLRGRPA